From the genome of Bradyrhizobium sp. ORS 278:
CGTCAGCAAGAGCGAGGGCCAGCGCGCGCAGCGCCGGATTGGCATCGATCGCGTGGAACGCGGCCAGCGATGCGAAAGCTTCGGCTGCAGCGAAGCTCGCGGTCCCCGGTCCGGCGCCGACATCGAGCAGCGAGACCGGGGCAAACTCCGGGCTCGCCTGCATCACGGCATTCAGGCTCGCCGCCATCGCCGCGTAAGTCGCCGGCATGCGCACCGCGGCGTAGGCAATGGCGTCGGCCTCGCTGGTGATCGTTCCGGAATTGCCGCCGCTGCGATAGGCCGCCGAGATGCGCGCGGCGCGAGCCGCTGCATCCTGCCGCGACTGCCTATGCAGCCCGGCTTCGAGCGCAGCTTTGAGGTGTGGGGGCAGGTCAGGAGAGATCATGGCTCTCTCCAAGAGTCAGTCCGGGCGCCGCTGATGCGGCGATCCGGAACGAGGGACCACGATCACGCCACCTGCTGGTCGAGGATCTTCACGGCCTCGTCGAGCGCGACCGAGACGAGCTGCGACACGCCGCGCTCGGCCATGGTGACGCCGAACAGCCGGTTCATGCGCGCCATGGTGATCGGATTGTGGGTGATGATGATGAAGCGGGTCTCGGTCGAGCCCTTCATCTCGTGCAGCAAATTGCAGAAGCGTTCGACGTTGTGGTCGTCGAGCGGCGCGTCGACCTCGTCCAGCACGCAGATCGGCGAGGGGTTGGTGAGGAACACCGCGAAGATCAGCGCCATCGCCGTCAGCGCCTGCTCGCCGCCCGAGAGCAGCGACAGCGTCTGCGGCTTCTTGCCCGGCGGCTTGGCGATGATCTCGAGGCCGGCCTCGAGCGGATCGTCGCTCTCGATCAGATGCAGCGCGGCCTCGCCGCCGCCGAACAGCTCGGTGAAGAGCCGCTTGAAATGGTCGTTGACGGTTTCGAACGACGCCTGCAGCCGCTCGCGCGCCTCCTTGTTGAGGCTCTGGATGCCCTGGCGCAGCCGCTTGATGGCTTCGACGAGGTCGTCGCGCTCGGTGGTGAGTGCCGTATGCGAACCCTCGACCTCGGTCAGCTCTTCCTCGGCGCGCAGGTTGACGGCGCCGAGCCGCTCGCGGTCGCGGCGCAGCTTCTCCAGGCTGTCCTCGATCTCGTGCAGCGGCGGCAGCTGCGTGTCCGGGCCGATCTCGGCCATGGCGGCGACCGCATTCGGCTCGCATTCGAGCATGTCGTGGATCTCGCGCTCGACGTCGGCGACGCGGCGCTTGGCGCTCTCCAGCCGCTCCTCGGCGCGGGCCGCCGCTTCGCGCGACTTCGACAATGCTTCGAGCGAGGCCTTGGCGGCGCGGTCGGTGTCGCCCATCGCGGTCTCGGCCTCGGCCAGCGCGTCGGCCGCGACCTGCCGCTCTTCCTCGGCGATCGCGAGCTCGTCGATCAGCGCGCTGCGCTTCTCGGCGAAGATCTCCGGCGCGTTGTCGAGCTCGGCGCGCTCGTCCCGGACCTCGGCGATGCGGGCCTCGATGGTGGCGATCTGCGAGCCGGCGCCGCGGATGCGGTTGAACCAGTCGTTGCGCTCGTTGATGATCGCCTGGACGCGGCGGTCCGCGAGCTCAGCCTCGCGGGCCAGCGCCTGGGCCTCGGCGCGAACTTGCGCTGCCGCACGGCGCTTGGTCTCGATCTCGGCGCGCACGGCCGCCAGACGGCCGTCGGCCTCGGTGGTCGCCGGCAGCTCCTCGATCGCTTCCAGCGCATTCTGGTGCAGCTCGGCGATCTCGGCGCGGTCATGGGCGAGGCGGGTCGAGGCCTCGACCAGCGCCGACTTGCGCGCCGAATGGCGGTTGATCTCGCGCTCGGCATTAGCATGGCGCTCGCGCGCCGAATTGACCTCGCGCTGCGCGGCGCGCCACGCTTCGCGCGCGGCGCTTTCCGCAGCCGTCGCAGCCTTCACCTCGGCTTCGGCGCTCTCCAGCGCCTGGCGCTTGCCGGCGGCGTCGATGCGCGCCTGCTCCAGCTCGGCCTCGATGTCGATCAGGCGGGCGCGCTCGGCGAGGCGGCGTGCGGCGCCGGTCGGCGCATGCGCGGCGGCGATGAAGCCGTCCCAGCGCCAGACGTCGCCCTCCGGCGACACCAGCCGCTGGCCGGTGCGCAGCTGCGACACCAGCTGCGCGCCGCGCTCGCGCGACACCACGCCGATCTGGGCGAGACGGCGCGACAGCTCCGGCGGCGCCTGCACATACGCAGCCAGCGGTTCGACGCCATCGGGCAGCGCGGGGTCAGTGACCTCGGCGCCGGCCACCGTCCAGTGCATCGGCGCGGAGGCATCGACCGGCGCGTCGAGATCGTCGCCGAGCACGGCGCCGAGCGCCTTTTCATATCCCTTGGCAACGGTGACGCCGTCGATGATCGGCGGCCACAGATTCTTGGTCTCGCTGTTCACCATCTTGGAGATGGTACGCGCCTCGGTCTCCAGCCGCTGCGCCCGCTTCTCGGCGTCCGCGAGCGGGGCGCGCGAGGCTTCGAGCTTCTGCCGGGCATTGGCCTGCGCGGCCTCGTTGGTTTGCACGGCGGCCTCGGCCTGCGCCTCGGCCTCTTCAGCGGCTTCGAGCGCGGCGGCGAGGGTGTCGAGATCGCCGAGATGGGCGGTCTCCTGCGCCAGCCGTTCCTCGTCGGCGCGGACATTGGCGATGTCCTGGTCGAGGCGGGCGAGCCGCTCGCGATGGCTGCGGACGTTGGCCTCGAGCTGGTTGCGGCGCGCGGTGAGGTCGGCGAGCTGCGTCGTCAGCTCGGTGAACTGGCGTTCCGTTTCGAGAAGCAGCGCCTCGGCCTCGGCGACGCGCTCGTCGACGCCGCTGCGCATCTCGACGCGCGCCTTGATCTCTTCCTTCAGCTCCGCGTCTTCGGTCTCGAGACGCTGCAGCGCGACCTGCGCGTCCTGGTTCTGCTGCTGCTCGCGGGCGACGTCGGCGGTGAGCTGCATCAGGCGGCGGTCGAGCTCGCCGGCGCGCTCCTTGGCGCGCACCTCCTCGCGATCGAGCAGATCGCGGGCGTTCTTCAGCCGCTGCATCGTCGCAGCGGCGCGTGCCTCGGCCTCGCGCAGCGCCGGCAGATGCGACGAGCGGATCGCCTGGATGCGCGCCGATTCGGCCTGCTCGCGCGTTCGCTCCGCCATCTCGCGCACGGCGACGTCGTGCGTATGCGCGGCGTCGTTGAGGTCGGCATGCGCGCCCATCCAGCGCAGATGATAGAGCGTCGCTTCCGCCTTGCGCACCTTGGCCGCGACCTCGCGATAGCGGATCGCCTGGCGCGCCTGCTTGCGCAGGCCTTCCATCTGGCCGGAGAGCTGGCCGATGACGTCTTCCACGCGGAGCAGATTGGTCTCGGCCGCCTTCAGCCGCAGCTCGGCCTCGTGGCGGCGCGCATGCAGGCCGGCGACGCCGGCGGCGTCTTCCAGCACGCGGCGGCGCTGCTCGGGTTTCGCTTGAATGATCTCGCCGATCTTGCCCTGGTGGACGAGGGCCGGCGAGCGCGCGCCGGTGGCGGCGTCGGCGAACAGGATCTGCACGTCGCGGGCGCGCACGTCACGGCCGTTGATGCGATAGACCGAGCCGGCCTCGCGCTCGATGCGGCGCGAGATTTCGAGGATGTCGCGGTCGTTTACGGCGGCCGGCGCGGTGCGATCGCTGTTGTCGATCGTCATCACCACTTCGGCGTGGTTGCGCGACGGACGCGTGTTCGAGCCGGAGAAGATCACCGCGTCCATGTCGGCGGCGCGCAGCGATTTGTGCGAGGTCTCACCCATCGCCCAGCGCAGCGCCTCGACCAGATTCGACTTGCCGCAGCCGTTCGGACCGACGACGCCGGTGAGGCCGGGTTCGATCACGAAGTCAGTCGGTTCGACGAACGTCTTGAAACCGTGGAGACGAAGACGCGTGAGTTTCATGCACAGATTCTCTGTTGGCGGGAAACGAATCTCACAGCCCTGACAATACCATGGATGGCAAAGTCAAAGTGACTTGAGTCGCCGTTGCGCCCCATTCTGAGGGCGGGACAATGGCGACGCCGATCCGTGAGGGCAACCCGCTCGCCCCGCTTTTCCAAGGCTTTCTCGACCGAATCAGCCACCAAACAGAAGCGACCCCACGAAGGGGCCGCACTGTGTCTCGTTTGACTCAGTGATTCGGATCAGCTCTTCAGAAGCGGGTTGATGCGCTTCTGAAACTCCTCGATCGAGGATTCGCCTTTGATCTTCTCGCCGTTGATGAAGAAGGTCGGCGTCGAATCAACTTTAAGAACGTCGCTGGCGTACTTCTGATCGGCGGCGATCTTGTCGAGCAGAGCCTGGTCCTTTAGGCAGGCCTCGACCTGCTGCTGGCTGAGGCCGGCCTGCTTGCCGATCCGGGTCAGGGTCTCGGTGGTGTTCTTGACCACCCAGTCGTTCTGCGAGCGGAACAGCATGTCGGTGACGGCGAAATACTTCTGCGCGTCGTCCTTGGCGATGCAGCGCGTCAGCATCGAGCCGGCGGCGGCCTTGATGTCGAGCGGGAACTCGCGGAAGATGTAGCGCACCTTGCCGGTATCGATGTATTCGGCCTTCAGCTTCGGGAACACGGTCGCGTTGAACGCCGCGCAATGCGGACAAGTCATCGAGGCGTATTCGGTGATGGTGACGGCAGCGTCGGTCGGCCCGATCGCCATGTCGGGCAGCGACTGCGGCTTGGCGACGTCGGCGGCGCTCTGCGCGAAGGCCTCCGAGATCAGCCGCAGCGGCGAGAAGCCGGCCAGCGCGGCGAGGCCGGTCAGCGACAAGGCGGCGGTGAAGGCGCGGCGGGTAATGATCAAGGCTCTGCTCCGGAATGGGCGCATCTCGCGCCTGAAACGCTCTCAACTTGGCTTTTCGCTAGCTTGAAACCCAGTCTGAGGCAATGCCGCGCCTCAACCCCGGATCAAACGGCGAACGTCAATTTCGCTTGATGGCCGCGCCCAGCCGCGCCAGCGCATCGCGCAGCGCGTCGTCCTCGATGGCGGTCAGGCTTGCCGCGACCTTGGCCACCTGCTTCGGATCGGGCGGCGCCGGCCGTCGCTTCACGGGAGGCCGCGTCAGCGGCCCCTGGCGCAGCGCCAGCTTGCCGACGGCATGCCAGCCGAAGAAGCGGTTGACCCGCTCGAGGATGACATCCGACGAATGCTGGATCTCCAGCGCCATCGGCCCCTCGACGCGCAGGATCAAGGTCGCCGGCTCCTGCGGCTGGCCCTCGACCGGCCGCGGCCATTGCATCTTCAGCGGCTGCGCATGCTCGGCGATCTCGCGCCCCGCAATCTCCGGCCAGCGCGTCACCAGCTCGCGCGCGGCAAACCCCTGCTTGGCATAGGCGGCCGTGAGCACGTCGCCCATCATCAGCGCGAGAGGCTTTGCGGTGAGGCGGCCGGGCTTTGCCATGATGCTTTCTCGCTGCCGTCACGCGGCGCGCGGACGGATCGCTTTCAGGTCGGGGGCAATCTCGCGCCGCCGTTGCATGAGGTCATGATCCATCTGAAGACCCAGGAAGAAGCCCTCGGAGACACGAAAATAGCGGGCGAGGCGCAGATCCGTATCTGCGGTGATGTCGCGCTTGCCGAGCACGATCTCGTTGATCCGGCGGGGCGGCACATGAACGGCGCGTGCCAGCGCGTTCTGGCTCAGTCCCATCGGCTTGAGGAACTCCTCCAACAGGATCTCGCCGGGATGCGGATTGTGCAGCAGATTGCTTCTAGCGGTGGTAGTCGACGATTTCGACATGCGCCGGTCCTCTATCATCCCAGACGAAGCAAATTCGCCGTTGATCGTTGATCCTGATCGAATGTTGCCCGACGCGATCGGCCTTCAAAGCCTCGAGCCGGTTCCCCGGCGGCACCCGGAGATCGTCAAGAACCCGGGCCTGATTGAGAAGACGAAGTTTGCGAAGTGCGACATCCTGAATGTCGGACGGCAATCTCCGGCTCCGTCGGCCGCTCCATATCAGCTCCGTCTCGCGATCCGCGAAGCTCTGGATCACGTCAGATTATAACGCGCGGCGTCATAGAAGGCGAGGACATTCTGTTTGACGCCGCTTGAGCTGGGGACTTCCAGGCCGGTGCGCTGGTCCGTCCTTTGTTTTCGCTTTATTGAGGAGACGTGGCTCATCACAAGGCTTCTCGAAAACACCAGCACGACGCCGCCTCTGCCGAGCGCCCGGCGCAACTGCTCGCGTGGTACGACCGTCACCGGCGGCGGCTGCCGTGGCGCGCGCCCTCCGGGCAGCGCTCGGATCCGTATCGGGTCTGGCTGTCGGAGATCATGCTGCAGCAGACCACGGTGAAGGCGGTCGGGCCGTACTTCGAGAAATTCCTGGCGCGCTGGCCGGATGTCTCGGCGCTCGGCAGCGCCGATCTCGAGGACGTGCTGCGGATGTGGGCCGGGCTCGGCTACTACTCGCGGGCGCGCAACCTGCACGCCTGCGCCGTGACCGTGCTGCGCGAACATGGCGGCGTGTTCCCGGACACCGAGGAGGGGCTGCGAAAGCTGCCCGGCATCGGCCCGTACACGGCCGCCGCGATCGCGGCAATCGCCTTCGATCGCCAGACCATGCCGGTCGACGGCAACATCGAGCGCGTCACGACGCGGCTGTTCAGGGTCGAGCAGGCGCTGCCGCAGGCCAAGCCGCAGATCCAGGCGCTCGCCGCCACCTTGCTCGGGCCCTCGCGCGCCGGCGACAGCGCCCAGGCGCTGATGGACCTCGGCGCCACCATCTGCACGCCGAAGAAGCCGGCCTGCTCGCTCTGTCCCCTCAACGAGGATTGCGCGGCGCGCCAGCACGGCGATCAAGAGACGTTCCCGCGCAAGGCGGCGAAGAAGACGGGCACGCTGAGGCGCGGCGCGGCGTTCGTGGTCGTCAGAGGCGACGAACTGCTGGTCCGCTCGCGTCCCGCCAAAGGCCTGCTCGGCGGTATGACCGAGGTCCCCGGCTCGAACTGGCTGGCCGGCCATGATGATGTGGAGGCGTTGGCACAGGCGCCGGACATCGCGGCCGTGAAACGCTGGCACCGCAAGCTCGGTGTCGTCACCCACGTCTTCACGCACTTCCCGCTCGAACTTGTGGTCTACACCGCGACAGTGCCGGCCCGCACCCGCGCCCCTGACGGAATGCGCTGGGCGAAGATCGCGACGCTCGACGGCGAGGCGCTGCCAAACGTGATGCGCAAGGTCGTGGCGCACGGATTGGGGGAGTGAGCCTGCGCTTCGCATGTCATTTGTGGTCCGCAGTAGTCCGTAGGGTGGGCAAAGGCGCGCCCCGCTGCTCTTGAGTTCGGCGAGCTGTCTCGCGCACCGTGCCCACCATCGTGCCCCCGAGTCCGCCGCAAGACGGTGGGCACGCCGCCGCCTGCGGCGGCCGCTTTGCCCACCCTGCGGCAGCTACAACCACGGCTGTCGTCCCGGCCTTGCGCCGGGACCCATACCCCCAGGGAGCAGTTCGAGGCACGGTGACCGTCGGCATTTTGCCGATCACCACGGCCGCGGCGGATGGGTCCCGGATCGGCGCCACGCCGCGCTGTCGCACGCCGTGGCTTGTCCGGGACGACGGAGGGTGAGGCGGATTCGCGGTTCAAACAGCGGGCTGCATCAGCAGTTAACAGTTGTACTAACAATGAGGCTAGAGAGGCGCTGGACATGAACCCGCGTTCTCGCGGCACATCATGCCCGAGCTTTGCGGTCAGTTCGTCCCTCGCAAATATGCAGAGGGCGCAGGGAATGCCGGATGCTGGCCGCACCCATGGCCCGCCTGCGACAAGAAAAGCAGGCGGCAGTCACCACAGGTTCAGCCGAGAACAACCGGCATTCCCCGCGCGATGGTCTCACGCTTATACGCAGTCTCCCTGGTGCGCCGGCTTGTTGGCCACCATGCCACGACGATGCTTGCGCACCGCGCGGGGGACACCAGCTTCGGGGTGTCAGGACGCTGCGACTTCGCGTCCGCAAGACATCGTTCGTCCGCGCCCCCGTTAAGAGGACGCTGCGATCTCTGGCGGCCACCGCATTCCCGCCTCGCGTGTCGTGACGATCGCGCGCTACGCCCCTTGCAGTGAGGCGGGATGGGAGGGACATAATCATGAATTCCGATAAATAGCAATATAATTATTTTTAGCAGAATCAAATTAGCGCTGCGGGCGGGATCCAGCGGCGCAGGCGCCTGCGTGTCTGTCTCGTGACCACAGCGATAGAATCGCCTCGGCCCACACGATGGATGTCGCGCCGCCCTGAGCGGACATGAAAGGTGCCGTTCCCGAGGCCGGCACATGCCGGCCGCGCAGATTTGTTCATTTGCCGGTGGGATGGACGGCCGATCCCGCGGTCGCTAGGTTCGCGGCTTATCTTATCGGGGGATCACCATGCTCAAGCTCTATGTCGCGCCAGGCACCTGTGCGCTCGCGTCCCACATCGCGCTGGCTGAGACGGGTGCCGACTACACGATCGAGAAGCTCAGCTTCAAGACCAACCAGCAGAACAGCCCGGATTATCTCGCGATCAACCCCAAGGGGCGGGTGCCGGCGCTGGTGACGGAGAAGGGTATCCTGACCGAGACTCCCGCGATGCTCGCCTATGTCGCGCAGCGTTTTCCGCGGGCCCGGCTCGCGCCGCTCGAAGATGCGTTTGCCTTTGCCGAGGTGCAGTCGTTCACCAGCTATCTCTGCTCCACCGTCCACATCGCTCACGCGCATAAGATGCGCGGTTATCGCTGGGCCAATGAGGAATCATCCTTTGCCGACATGAAGCGCAAGATTCCGGAGACGATGGGCGCCTGCTTCGCCCTGATCGAGCAGAAGATGCTGCGCGGTCCTTTCGTGATGGGTGGGCAGTATACGATCTGTGACCCCTATCTGTTCACGATCGCGCAATGGCTCGAGGGCGACGGCGTCGACATCAAGGCCTTCCCGAAGGTCGCCGATCACGTCGCGCGCATGGCCGAGCGGCCCGCGGTCCAGAAGGCCTTCGCGGAGCTCGCGGCCTGACGCCGTCTGATTGACCCGCACCTTGCAGCGCCTCATGGCGGCGCCGCCGGTCGAGACGCCAGCGATCCGGTCGGCCGACGCCGCACGCGGGCGGAATGGTCGAGCCCGGTGGAGGAAGGCTGACGGCCGAGAAAAAACAACAAGGCAGCGGGAACCCCGGTCGGCCCAGTGACGTTGCTTCGAGCCGTGGCATGCGCCTGCGGCCGATCTCCTATTTCTGGGCCCTTTGATGTTGCTGGCAGCGATTTCCGATGATTCCTCGCGCACGACCAGCACCGGGATTCGCGAACGATTGAAAGCGGCCACTGCATCGGCGCATCACGCGCTGGATGAGCGGCTCGCCCAGCTCGATCTCACCACGACGGCGCATTATCGCCGGTTCCTTCAGGCCAGCGCCGCGGCGCTGTGGCCGTTGGAGCAGCTGCTCGAGGAGAGCGGGGCGGCCGGCATCGTCGACGACTGGACCGCGCGTCGGCGAAGCGACGCCCTGCGAGCAGACCTTGCCGATCTCCAGGGGACGGCCGCTCCGCTGCAGCTGTCAGGGGACTCGCTCGCGCGGCCCTGCATTCTCGGCAAGCTCTACGTCCTGGAAGGCTCGCGACTGGGCGCCGTGTATCTGCTGCGCATCGTCTCGGCCTCCGCCGATCCGCGCGTGAGGCGCGCGACGCGCTATCTCCGCCATGGCGCCGGCCAGGGGCTGTGGCCGAGCTTCCTGGCGCGGCTCGCACGCGAGCCGATGACGTCGGATGACGAAGGCAAGGCGATCGCCGGCGCGCACGCCGCGTTCGCGCTGTTTGCGACCGCGATGGCTGCAGCATGAACGAGCCGGTCAACCTTACCAATTGCGATCGCGAGCCGATCCATGTCCCCGGCAGCGTCCAGCCGTTCGGCTTCCTCCTGGCGCTGGTGTCGGACTTCACGATCTGCATGGCCTCGGAGAACGCGCCGGACTTCCTCGACGGCGACATCGGCTGGCTGTTGCACAAATCGCTCGGCGCGGTGGTCTGCGAGAGTGCCGAGGCGGCGATCCGCGCTCGCGTCGACTATCTAAGCGGGCCGGATGCGGTCGAGCGCGTCTTCGGCGTCGACCTGCAGGGGCAGGGGCGTCTGTTCGATCTCGCCATCCATTTCTCCGGCGCCTATCTCGTCGTCGAAGCCGAGCCCAGCCTCATCGAGCCCGGCGTCAATTCCGGCGAGCTGGTGCGGCTGATGCTCGGCCGCATCCGCAAGACGACCGGCATGATCGACCTGGCGCAGGAGGCGGCGCGGCAGCTCAAGCTGCTGACCGGCTTCGATCGCGTGATGGTTTATCGATTCCATCCGGACGGCTCCGGCGAGGTCATCGCGGAGACGGCGGGCTCGGGCCTCGAGCCTTTCCTCGGTCTGCACTATCCGGCCTCGGATATTCCGCGGCAGGCGCGGCAGCTCTATCAGCGCAACTGGCTGCGCATCATCGCCGACATCGACGCCGCGCCGGCGCCGCTGCTGTCGACGCCGGCCCACAATGCGCCGCTGCTCGACCTGTCAATGAGCGTGCTGCGCGCGGTGTCGCCTGTTCACATCGAATATCTCCGCAACATGGGCGTCGGCGCCTCCATGTCGGTCTCGATCCTGCGCGATGGCAAGCTGTGGGGCCTGTTCGCCTGCCACCATTATTCGCCGCGTCATCTCTCGTTCGAGAAGCGGACCGCGGCCGAGCTGTTCGGCCAGATGTATTCCTGGCTGCTCGAGGCCCGCGAGCGCGAGACCGACGTCGCCTATGAAAGCCGCGCGCACCAGATCCAGGAACGGCTGATCGAGCGCGCGGCGACGCAGGCGCACAGCAAACGCGCCATTCTGGAGTTCGTCGGCGAGTATCGCCAGATGATCGAATGCGACGGCCTTGCGATCTGGTCCGACGACGAGATCACGCTCGATGGCGAGACGCCGACCGAGGAGGAGGTGCAGGAGCTCATCGGCTTCATCAACCGGACGTCGCCGGGCCAGATCTGCGCCAGCGCGGAGATCGCCAAGGTCTACGCGTCCGGCGAGGCGTTCCGCGACCGTGCGGCCGGCTTCCTTGCGATCCCGATCTCGCGCACGCCGCGCGACTGCCTGGTGTTCTTCCGGCGCGAGGTGCTGCGCTCGGTCAACTGGGCCGGCGATCCCAACAAGACCTATGCCGAGGGGCCGCTCGGCGCGCGGCTGACGCCGCGCAAGAGTTTCGAGCTGTGGCAGCAGACGGTGGCCGGTCAGTCCAAGCCGTGGACCACGGCGGATCTGCGCATCGCCGAGAGCCTGCGTGTCACGCTTCTGGAAGTCATCCTGCAATTGTCGGAGCTCGCCGCGCGCGAGCGCCGCGGCGCACAGGAGCGGCAGGAGCTGATGATCGCCGAGCTCAACCATCGCGTCCGCAACATCCTGAGCCTCGTGCGCGGCCTCGTCGCCCAGAGCAAGGATACCGCGACGTCGGTCGAGGAGTTCGCCTCGGTGCTGGGCGGCCGCATTCAGGCGCTGGCGCGGGCGCACGACCAGATCACCAATCTCAACTGGGCACCGGTCGCGCTGCGGTCGCTGCTCGAATCCGAAGCGGGCGCGTATCTCGGCGCGCGCGCCGGGCGTGTCAGGATGGAAGGCCCCGACGTCGCGCTCGATCCCAAGGCGTTCGCGACGCTCGCGCTCGTCGTCCACGAGATGATGACGAATTCGGCGAAGTACGGCGCGCTCGCCGACTCCACGGGCCAGGTGCAGGTGCTGTGGCGGCTCGATCCCGGATCGAGCCTCGTGATCGACTGGAAGGAGAGCGGCGGGCCGCCGGTGCAGCCGCCGTCGCGGCGCGGCTTCGGCACCACGATCATCGAACGCTCGGTGCCGTTCGATCTCAAGGGCGACGCCGAGATCCGCTTCGACCTGCTCGGAGTTCAGGCGCGCTTCGTCATTCCCGCCAATTTCGTGCAGATGGTGCCCGCGCTGTCCGGCGCACCGTCGCGTCAACAGACCAAGGAAGAGCAGACACCAAGGCTCTCCGGCACGGTGCTGATCGTCGAGGACAATCTGATCATCGCGATGGGGGCCGAGGTGATCCTGCTCGAGCTCGGCGCGCGCCACATCGACACGGCGGCTTCGGTGAATCAGGCGCTGAAGTCGATCGAACGCGCGGTGCCGAGCTTCGCGCTGCTCGACATCAACCTGGGCGCGGAGAGCAGCCTGCCAGTCGGGCATCGCCTCAAGGAGCTCGGCGTGCCCTTCATGTTCGCCACCGGTTATGGCGAGCGCGCGCCGATTCCCGCGG
Proteins encoded in this window:
- a CDS encoding type II toxin-antitoxin system RelE/ParE family toxin; protein product: MIQSFADRETELIWSGRRSRRLPSDIQDVALRKLRLLNQARVLDDLRVPPGNRLEALKADRVGQHSIRINDQRRICFVWDDRGPAHVEIVDYHR
- a CDS encoding DsbA family protein codes for the protein MIITRRAFTAALSLTGLAALAGFSPLRLISEAFAQSAADVAKPQSLPDMAIGPTDAAVTITEYASMTCPHCAAFNATVFPKLKAEYIDTGKVRYIFREFPLDIKAAAGSMLTRCIAKDDAQKYFAVTDMLFRSQNDWVVKNTTETLTRIGKQAGLSQQQVEACLKDQALLDKIAADQKYASDVLKVDSTPTFFINGEKIKGESSIEEFQKRINPLLKS
- the smc gene encoding chromosome segregation protein SMC; its protein translation is MKLTRLRLHGFKTFVEPTDFVIEPGLTGVVGPNGCGKSNLVEALRWAMGETSHKSLRAADMDAVIFSGSNTRPSRNHAEVVMTIDNSDRTAPAAVNDRDILEISRRIEREAGSVYRINGRDVRARDVQILFADAATGARSPALVHQGKIGEIIQAKPEQRRRVLEDAAGVAGLHARRHEAELRLKAAETNLLRVEDVIGQLSGQMEGLRKQARQAIRYREVAAKVRKAEATLYHLRWMGAHADLNDAAHTHDVAVREMAERTREQAESARIQAIRSSHLPALREAEARAAATMQRLKNARDLLDREEVRAKERAGELDRRLMQLTADVAREQQQNQDAQVALQRLETEDAELKEEIKARVEMRSGVDERVAEAEALLLETERQFTELTTQLADLTARRNQLEANVRSHRERLARLDQDIANVRADEERLAQETAHLGDLDTLAAALEAAEEAEAQAEAAVQTNEAAQANARQKLEASRAPLADAEKRAQRLETEARTISKMVNSETKNLWPPIIDGVTVAKGYEKALGAVLGDDLDAPVDASAPMHWTVAGAEVTDPALPDGVEPLAAYVQAPPELSRRLAQIGVVSRERGAQLVSQLRTGQRLVSPEGDVWRWDGFIAAAHAPTGAARRLAERARLIDIEAELEQARIDAAGKRQALESAEAEVKAATAAESAAREAWRAAQREVNSARERHANAEREINRHSARKSALVEASTRLAHDRAEIAELHQNALEAIEELPATTEADGRLAAVRAEIETKRRAAAQVRAEAQALAREAELADRRVQAIINERNDWFNRIRGAGSQIATIEARIAEVRDERAELDNAPEIFAEKRSALIDELAIAEEERQVAADALAEAETAMGDTDRAAKASLEALSKSREAAARAEERLESAKRRVADVEREIHDMLECEPNAVAAMAEIGPDTQLPPLHEIEDSLEKLRRDRERLGAVNLRAEEELTEVEGSHTALTTERDDLVEAIKRLRQGIQSLNKEARERLQASFETVNDHFKRLFTELFGGGEAALHLIESDDPLEAGLEIIAKPPGKKPQTLSLLSGGEQALTAMALIFAVFLTNPSPICVLDEVDAPLDDHNVERFCNLLHEMKGSTETRFIIITHNPITMARMNRLFGVTMAERGVSQLVSVALDEAVKILDQQVA
- a CDS encoding DUF721 domain-containing protein is translated as MAKPGRLTAKPLALMMGDVLTAAYAKQGFAARELVTRWPEIAGREIAEHAQPLKMQWPRPVEGQPQEPATLILRVEGPMALEIQHSSDVILERVNRFFGWHAVGKLALRQGPLTRPPVKRRPAPPDPKQVAKVAASLTAIEDDALRDALARLGAAIKRN
- the mutY gene encoding A/G-specific adenine glycosylase, with amino-acid sequence MAHHKASRKHQHDAASAERPAQLLAWYDRHRRRLPWRAPSGQRSDPYRVWLSEIMLQQTTVKAVGPYFEKFLARWPDVSALGSADLEDVLRMWAGLGYYSRARNLHACAVTVLREHGGVFPDTEEGLRKLPGIGPYTAAAIAAIAFDRQTMPVDGNIERVTTRLFRVEQALPQAKPQIQALAATLLGPSRAGDSAQALMDLGATICTPKKPACSLCPLNEDCAARQHGDQETFPRKAAKKTGTLRRGAAFVVVRGDELLVRSRPAKGLLGGMTEVPGSNWLAGHDDVEALAQAPDIAAVKRWHRKLGVVTHVFTHFPLELVVYTATVPARTRAPDGMRWAKIATLDGEALPNVMRKVVAHGLGE
- a CDS encoding glutathione S-transferase family protein, with the protein product MLKLYVAPGTCALASHIALAETGADYTIEKLSFKTNQQNSPDYLAINPKGRVPALVTEKGILTETPAMLAYVAQRFPRARLAPLEDAFAFAEVQSFTSYLCSTVHIAHAHKMRGYRWANEESSFADMKRKIPETMGACFALIEQKMLRGPFVMGGQYTICDPYLFTIAQWLEGDGVDIKAFPKVADHVARMAERPAVQKAFAELAA
- a CDS encoding HigA family addiction module antitoxin, with the translated sequence MSKSSTTTARSNLLHNPHPGEILLEEFLKPMGLSQNALARAVHVPPRRINEIVLGKRDITADTDLRLARYFRVSEGFFLGLQMDHDLMQRRREIAPDLKAIRPRAA
- a CDS encoding biliverdin-producing heme oxygenase — its product is MLLAAISDDSSRTTSTGIRERLKAATASAHHALDERLAQLDLTTTAHYRRFLQASAAALWPLEQLLEESGAAGIVDDWTARRRSDALRADLADLQGTAAPLQLSGDSLARPCILGKLYVLEGSRLGAVYLLRIVSASADPRVRRATRYLRHGAGQGLWPSFLARLAREPMTSDDEGKAIAGAHAAFALFATAMAAA